In Formosa haliotis, the sequence TTTTTTTCAGTAAAAGGAATAATTAAAATAGTACTTTATGATTACTCTTTGCCAACATTATTTGGGTTAATTATTCTGTCAATTCTGGCTTTCTTTAGTGTTTTTATGATTCCATTTTTTTTAGTGCTTGTAAATCATTTATGGGTCGATTTGAATAAAAATATGTATTACAACGTAGAAGAAAAAATACTAAACATTGATGGAAATGCAATTAATTTATTGTCGGACACTCTAAGAATTACTATTTACAAACCAACACTTTGGATTATTAATCCAATTGTATCCAATAATTTGCGATGGAAAAATTATGATCTGAATAGAAAAATTGAATTTTCAGATCATTTTAAAACTTTTGAAATATCAAAACTGAATTATATTCCTAATGACTTAAATCAAATGATTCTAAAGAATAAAAATTTGAAAATTATCCGAAAAAAATTTAATTGGATGAAGCCTGGACTTTAGAACTCCAATTTCTCACCCTGTTCAGGGAAAATTAAATTTAAACCCAAATCGTTTTGATCTTGTAATTGCTTTTTTATCGCTGTCATATTTTCAACAGGAAGTTTTAAATGCGTAATTATAGTATTAAAACCAGTTAGCGCTTTTTTACCTGTTAAATCCTGTAAGACTTTGAGTTCTTTATAAAACCAATTTGGGGTTAAGTGCCCAAATAAAGCGGTGTCTGCTTGATGATTCGGGAAAGAAACTTCAATAAACATGGCACGTAATTTTTTGCTTTTTATTAGTGGAGCAATCACTTTCCAAAGATTTTTAAGGTCGGCGCTTTTTTCAATGGCATCAGGGCCAGTATCTCCTAAATATAAAATATAATCCTCGTTTTTTCGAATTAAGAAAGCTGTGCTTCTAAACGGATTAACATGACTAAGAGGAAATGGGGTTACCCACATATCGGTATTTGAAATCGGAATTTCTTCTAAAAGATTTAAGGTTTTAAAATGATAGCGTTTAATTTGAAATCCAGGACCTTCATCTCCAAAATTAGCCCAAGTTTCGCCATTAAAATAATGATTTTGCATCATGGCCATGCATTCTTGTGTAGCATATATTGTTTTGGGTGAATCGGCAGGAGAATTAATAATAAGGCCAGACACATGATCTAAATGCGCATGTGAGATTAAATAACCTTTTATATAATCTTGTAAAACTGTAGATGTTGGAACATTGAAAACCTTGTTAGCAACCGACTTTTCAATGCCAGCATGAATTGTACCGGCATCTAAACATACATATTTTGAGGATTGAATAGGGGCGACTAAATATGCAGATAAATTACTCTCATCCACACCTCCTTTTACACCTAAAGGAACAACTTGAAATACTGGTGATTGTTGAGCGAAAAGGGTGTTGCAGCCAATAAAAAAACAACATAGGTAGTAAACAAAAGATTTCATTTAAGAATAAGTTTATAGTTTATCAATCCCTTAAACGGTACATTTAATCAAGTAGCTTAATATCTTCGATAGTAGCCGTTTCATCGCAGTTTTTTACAATTAATGCAATGGTTTTTTTGTTTAAAGTACCATCTAAATAATATGTTTTACATGGTGTAGTGTGTGTTTCACTTTTAG encodes:
- a CDS encoding MBL fold metallo-hydrolase — protein: MKSFVYYLCCFFIGCNTLFAQQSPVFQVVPLGVKGGVDESNLSAYLVAPIQSSKYVCLDAGTIHAGIEKSVANKVFNVPTSTVLQDYIKGYLISHAHLDHVSGLIINSPADSPKTIYATQECMAMMQNHYFNGETWANFGDEGPGFQIKRYHFKTLNLLEEIPISNTDMWVTPFPLSHVNPFRSTAFLIRKNEDYILYLGDTGPDAIEKSADLKNLWKVIAPLIKSKKLRAMFIEVSFPNHQADTALFGHLTPNWFYKELKVLQDLTGKKALTGFNTIITHLKLPVENMTAIKKQLQDQNDLGLNLIFPEQGEKLEF